A stretch of Chitinophaga caeni DNA encodes these proteins:
- the chrA gene encoding chromate efflux transporter, protein MFLRHLTFLRAVLLHSISAYGGPQGHLAMMMKTFVQQRKDVTEKELMEYTAFCQLLPGASSSQTLTLIGYKRGGIPLAIVTLLIWISPACLLMGSLSFLLQYFDKQALHQDIFKYVQPMAVGFLLFGGIKAYKISVKNIATFFIAIFSLVIALFFKSPWTFPALIIIGGVISNFSNKRIPDLEEKPKKIQWNNLWLFALIFILAGVLSEVARTNDWITRRPFNLFENFYRFGSLVFGGGDVLIAMMLEQYVSREKTQYLSAEELLTGVGIMRAIPGPTFSVTAYVGGMVMRNFGTGYQLLGCMIAPVAIFLPSLLLVLFFFPIWQNLKKHVVIYRALEGINAVVVGLMWSATFIFISAITMNWYNIAFMLGALLILLYTKIPSPVIVLACILLGWLCK, encoded by the coding sequence TTGTTTCTAAGACACCTTACTTTCTTGCGAGCTGTTTTGTTGCACAGCATCTCTGCCTATGGAGGTCCGCAGGGGCACCTGGCAATGATGATGAAAACTTTCGTGCAACAACGCAAGGATGTTACGGAAAAGGAACTGATGGAATATACAGCCTTTTGCCAGCTACTACCGGGTGCATCATCTTCCCAAACCTTAACGTTAATCGGTTATAAAAGGGGCGGCATACCCTTGGCAATAGTCACGCTATTGATCTGGATTTCACCCGCCTGCTTATTAATGGGTTCCCTTAGCTTTTTACTACAATATTTCGACAAGCAAGCTTTACATCAAGATATTTTCAAGTACGTGCAGCCAATGGCGGTAGGTTTCCTATTATTCGGCGGTATCAAAGCGTACAAGATCAGCGTAAAAAACATCGCTACATTTTTTATTGCAATTTTTTCCCTGGTCATTGCATTATTCTTTAAATCACCTTGGACGTTTCCTGCCTTGATCATCATCGGTGGGGTCATTTCCAATTTCTCTAATAAAAGGATCCCCGATTTAGAGGAGAAACCGAAAAAGATCCAATGGAACAATCTATGGTTGTTCGCATTAATCTTCATCCTCGCGGGTGTCTTATCGGAAGTAGCGCGTACGAATGATTGGATCACCAGGAGACCGTTCAACCTTTTTGAGAACTTTTACCGTTTCGGCAGCCTTGTATTCGGCGGCGGCGATGTACTCATCGCGATGATGTTGGAACAGTATGTATCGCGCGAGAAAACACAATATTTATCTGCTGAAGAATTATTGACCGGTGTCGGTATTATGCGGGCAATTCCCGGGCCTACATTTTCGGTAACTGCGTATGTAGGTGGTATGGTTATGCGCAACTTCGGAACAGGTTACCAGTTATTGGGTTGTATGATTGCACCGGTAGCCATCTTTTTACCAAGCTTATTGTTAGTACTGTTTTTCTTCCCGATCTGGCAAAACCTGAAGAAACACGTTGTGATTTACCGGGCATTAGAAGGTATTAATGCCGTAGTGGTTGGCTTAATGTGGTCGGCTACCTTCATCTTCATCTCGGCAATCACGATGAATTGGTACAACATAGCCTTCATGTTAGGCGCCCTGCTGATCTTACTTTACACCAAGATTCCTTCCCCGGTTATCGTGTTGGCCTGCATCCTTTTGGGCTGGTTGTGTAAATGA
- a CDS encoding aldose epimerase family protein, translating into MQDSLAPAYDSFMLDAKKFDTTIGGNPVALYFLRNSHGMKMAVTNYGAKVVSLLVPDKNGLPEDVVLGFDHIGGYFNAAEKYYGGVVGRFANRIGKSKFTMDGKTYHLYSNNGNNTLHGGKSGFNSVVWEVSQPDSSSLVFHYRSIDGEEGFPGNLDVTMVYTLTENNIFRIHYKAITDKPTQVNLSHHSFFNLHGAGNGSIEDHIVTINADKYTPIDDEFIPTGIIAPVKNTPMDFTNPTKISDALDSTFDQVRFGKGYDHNWVLNNQQGNLSLAATVYEPKSGRTMEVWTTEPGLQFYTGNFQTGADTGKLHKAYRFREAFCMETQHFPNTPNQPNFPSTRLEPGQTYTHTCEYRFSAK; encoded by the coding sequence ATGCAAGATTCACTAGCCCCTGCTTACGATTCTTTTATGCTGGATGCTAAGAAGTTTGATACGACGATAGGTGGCAATCCCGTTGCCTTGTATTTCTTGCGAAATTCGCACGGGATGAAGATGGCGGTGACCAACTACGGCGCCAAGGTAGTATCCTTGTTAGTGCCGGACAAAAATGGCTTGCCGGAAGATGTCGTATTGGGCTTTGATCATATTGGAGGGTACTTTAATGCCGCGGAAAAATATTATGGAGGTGTTGTAGGAAGGTTTGCCAACCGAATAGGCAAAAGTAAATTTACCATGGATGGTAAAACCTATCACCTGTATTCTAATAATGGTAATAATACTTTGCACGGCGGCAAAAGTGGCTTCAATAGCGTTGTTTGGGAAGTGAGCCAGCCAGATAGCAGCAGCCTCGTATTTCATTACCGCTCCATCGATGGTGAAGAGGGCTTCCCCGGGAACCTGGATGTAACGATGGTTTATACCCTAACTGAGAATAATATCTTCAGGATTCATTATAAAGCCATCACCGATAAACCAACGCAGGTGAATCTGAGCCATCATTCCTTCTTTAACTTGCACGGCGCGGGAAATGGCAGCATAGAAGATCATATCGTAACGATAAATGCCGATAAGTACACGCCTATAGATGACGAATTTATTCCTACTGGCATCATTGCACCGGTAAAAAATACGCCGATGGATTTCACCAACCCTACTAAAATTTCGGATGCATTGGATAGTACTTTTGACCAGGTCCGTTTCGGAAAAGGTTATGATCATAACTGGGTATTAAATAATCAACAGGGAAATCTATCATTAGCTGCAACCGTTTACGAGCCTAAAAGCGGGAGAACCATGGAAGTATGGACAACCGAGCCGGGTTTGCAATTTTATACCGGCAACTTTCAAACCGGTGCAGACACAGGGAAGCTACATAAAGCATACCGCTTCAGGGAAGCTTTCTGCATGGAAACTCAGCATTTTCCTAACACGCCTAATCAACCTAATTTCCCAAGTACAAGGTTAGAGCCAGGGCAAACATATACGCATACTTGTGAATACCGTTTTTCGGCTAAATAA
- a CDS encoding deoxyhypusine synthase family protein: MNKGPVSQFIQHHYRHFNAAALVDAAKGYETHLLEGGKMMVTLAGAMSTAELGISFAEMIRAGKVDIISCTGANLEEDIMNLVAHTHYKRVPHYRDLSPKEEWELLEQGFNRVTDTCIPEEEAFRRIQKHIYKIWKDADDKGERYFPHEYMYKLLLSGVMKENYEIDPKNSWMLAAAEKNIPIIVPGWEDSTMGNIFASYCIKGELKTATMKSGIEYMMFLTEWYRANSAGKGVGFFQIGGGIAGDFPICVVPMMYQDLEWKDVPFWSYFCQISDSTTSYGSYSGAVPNEKITWGKLDIDTPKFIVESDATIVAPLIFAYLLGW, translated from the coding sequence ATGAATAAGGGACCTGTTTCTCAATTTATCCAACATCATTACCGCCATTTCAATGCCGCGGCCTTGGTGGATGCTGCTAAGGGTTATGAAACTCACTTGCTGGAAGGTGGTAAAATGATGGTAACCCTCGCCGGTGCCATGAGTACCGCCGAATTGGGGATTTCTTTCGCGGAAATGATCCGCGCCGGAAAAGTTGATATCATCTCTTGCACGGGCGCTAACCTGGAAGAAGATATCATGAATCTCGTTGCCCATACGCATTATAAAAGGGTGCCCCATTACCGTGATCTTAGCCCGAAGGAAGAATGGGAATTATTAGAACAAGGGTTTAACCGCGTTACAGATACTTGTATCCCTGAAGAAGAAGCATTCCGCCGCATACAAAAACATATTTATAAAATATGGAAAGATGCCGATGATAAAGGTGAGAGGTATTTCCCGCATGAGTACATGTATAAATTGCTCTTAAGCGGCGTAATGAAAGAAAATTACGAGATCGATCCAAAGAATAGCTGGATGCTGGCCGCTGCCGAGAAAAATATTCCGATCATCGTGCCGGGATGGGAAGATTCTACCATGGGTAATATCTTCGCTTCCTACTGCATCAAGGGCGAGCTGAAAACGGCTACCATGAAAAGCGGTATCGAATACATGATGTTTTTAACCGAATGGTACCGCGCCAACTCGGCCGGTAAAGGTGTCGGCTTCTTCCAAATTGGTGGTGGCATCGCCGGTGACTTCCCGATCTGCGTTGTGCCGATGATGTACCAAGATTTGGAATGGAAAGATGTTCCTTTCTGGAGTTATTTCTGCCAGATTTCTGATTCTACCACTTCTTATGGTTCTTACAGCGGCGCTGTTCCCAACGAAAAAATCACCTGGGGTAAATTAGATATCGATACGCCTAAGTTTATCGTTGAATCTGATGCAACCATCGTTGCACCTTTGATTTTCGCTTATTTATTGGGTTGGTAA
- a CDS encoding PepSY-like domain-containing protein produces MKKLIAILSIATLLIANSTFAKDSKSISNQKVMDTFNEEFVGASDVTWYTSDSKDSYVARFTIKETKVTAHFDKHGNLLATSRYISDSDLPLPVITRLMNRYPNENIRNIVEYTVSGQVSYVITLENTTQWKVVKAHPGGALSIMQKLRKA; encoded by the coding sequence ATGAAAAAACTAATCGCCATTTTAAGTATTGCTACCCTATTGATCGCAAATTCAACTTTTGCCAAGGATAGCAAGTCTATTAGTAACCAGAAGGTAATGGATACATTCAACGAAGAATTCGTGGGTGCCTCCGATGTAACCTGGTACACCAGCGACAGCAAAGATAGTTATGTTGCTCGCTTCACTATTAAGGAAACCAAAGTTACCGCGCATTTCGATAAGCATGGTAATTTGTTGGCTACCTCCCGCTACATTTCTGATAGCGATCTTCCATTGCCTGTTATCACCAGGCTCATGAACCGTTACCCTAATGAAAACATTAGGAACATCGTAGAATATACGGTGTCCGGTCAAGTCAGCTATGTAATTACGTTAGAAAATACAACTCAATGGAAAGTTGTAAAAGCGCATCCGGGTGGGGCTTTGAGCATTATGCAAAAATTGCGTAAGGCTTAA
- a CDS encoding acyl carrier protein phosphodiesterase, protein MNYLAHAYLSYHDPAIMTGNFIADFVKGKNWMKFSPAIQQGILLHRAIDEFTDHHKATLAAKEFFKPVVGLYSGVFTDILFDHFLANDATRFPGKELQEFAQEAYNVLNTHQPILPAAFERIFFYMQRENWLVGYGTRQGIFQTFKGVSRRAKYLTVPPEKTFAVFEANYYALGDQYKMLFPEMEDFVKIYASQHFSK, encoded by the coding sequence ATGAATTACCTGGCCCACGCTTACTTATCTTATCATGATCCCGCTATAATGACGGGAAACTTCATCGCGGATTTCGTAAAAGGAAAAAATTGGATGAAATTCAGCCCCGCTATACAACAAGGCATCTTGTTGCACAGGGCTATAGATGAGTTTACGGATCATCATAAAGCGACTCTCGCTGCCAAGGAATTTTTCAAGCCGGTAGTTGGCTTGTATAGCGGTGTATTTACCGATATCCTGTTCGATCATTTCTTAGCGAATGATGCCACGCGGTTCCCGGGCAAGGAGCTCCAAGAATTTGCACAAGAAGCTTATAACGTCTTAAATACACACCAACCAATACTCCCTGCTGCCTTTGAAAGGATTTTCTTTTATATGCAACGGGAGAACTGGCTGGTCGGATACGGAACAAGGCAAGGTATTTTTCAAACTTTTAAAGGTGTTAGCCGGAGAGCCAAATATCTTACAGTACCCCCTGAAAAAACATTCGCTGTATTCGAAGCAAATTATTATGCCCTGGGAGATCAATATAAAATGCTTTTCCCCGAAATGGAAGATTTTGTTAAAATCTATGCCAGTCAGCATTTTAGCAAATAA
- a CDS encoding DUF2911 domain-containing protein → MMKNKLLALGMSAFLVCAALISNGQDKKLPPLDQSPMDMAYYPPMYPYLVKLKGQPGNLVARVIYSRPQKKGRKIFGELEEYGKVWRLGANEATEVEFYQPVSIGGKNIAKGRYTLYCIPTANNWTIILNKETDIWGAYKYDEKLDVVRTSIPVTTTANEVEALTMIFEKAPGGANLVMAWDKSQVSLPIKFNDMASNTMKKGKATAKK, encoded by the coding sequence ATGATGAAAAATAAGTTATTAGCGCTGGGTATGTCCGCATTCCTAGTTTGTGCAGCATTGATTTCCAATGGTCAAGATAAAAAACTGCCACCTTTGGATCAAAGCCCCATGGATATGGCATATTATCCTCCGATGTATCCTTACCTAGTAAAGTTGAAAGGTCAGCCTGGCAACCTTGTAGCCCGTGTTATATACAGCAGGCCGCAAAAGAAAGGGCGTAAGATCTTCGGTGAATTGGAAGAATATGGAAAGGTATGGCGCTTGGGAGCGAATGAAGCTACCGAAGTAGAATTTTATCAACCTGTTTCCATTGGCGGCAAAAACATTGCTAAAGGCAGGTATACTTTATATTGTATACCAACAGCTAATAACTGGACAATCATCTTGAATAAAGAAACCGACATCTGGGGCGCTTATAAATACGATGAGAAGTTAGATGTTGTCCGTACATCAATCCCGGTAACAACAACAGCTAACGAGGTAGAAGCATTAACCATGATATTCGAAAAAGCCCCGGGAGGCGCCAATTTGGTAATGGCTTGGGATAAAAGCCAGGTAAGTTTACCGATCAAGTTTAACGATATGGCTAGCAATACCATGAAAAAAGGTAAGGCTACCGCGAAGAAATAA
- a CDS encoding cystathionine gamma-synthase — protein MKLGTKLIHAGVAPDPATGAIMTPIYQTSTFVQEAPGVHKGYEYARTGNPTRTALQNALAAVENGNHGLCFGSGLAATDAILKLLNPGDEIIATNDLYGGTYRIFTKVFERYGIRFHFISMSDVNNISNFVNENTRMVWIETPTNPLLNIIDIEGAARVAQQHNLLLCVDNTFASPYLQNPLDLGADMVVHSATKYIGGHSDVVHGAIIVKEESIAQQLAFIQNSCGAVPGPQDCFLVLRGLKTLHVRMQRHCENGEIIAHFLRNHPKVDKVFWCGFTDHPNHDIAKEQMRGFGGMMSFTLKDDSAEAAQKVLSRTHFFSLAESLGGVESLIGHPASMTHASIPREERLKNGLVDSLIRLSVGIEDAGDLQDDLKQAIG, from the coding sequence ATGAAGTTAGGCACTAAATTAATCCATGCCGGCGTAGCTCCTGACCCTGCTACCGGCGCCATCATGACGCCCATTTACCAAACTTCTACATTTGTCCAGGAAGCTCCCGGTGTGCATAAAGGATATGAATATGCCCGTACGGGAAATCCTACCAGGACTGCTTTACAAAATGCACTCGCCGCGGTTGAGAATGGAAATCACGGTCTTTGTTTCGGTAGTGGCTTAGCGGCTACGGATGCGATATTGAAGCTATTAAACCCCGGTGATGAAATCATTGCTACCAACGATTTATACGGCGGTACATACCGCATTTTTACCAAGGTATTTGAACGGTATGGTATCCGCTTCCATTTCATCAGCATGAGTGATGTGAATAACATCAGCAACTTTGTTAATGAAAATACCAGGATGGTATGGATCGAAACGCCTACTAATCCCTTACTAAATATTATAGATATCGAAGGAGCTGCGCGCGTTGCACAACAGCATAACCTGTTGCTTTGCGTTGATAATACCTTTGCTTCGCCTTACCTGCAAAATCCCTTGGATTTGGGGGCCGATATGGTTGTCCATTCCGCCACGAAATATATTGGCGGCCACAGTGATGTTGTACATGGCGCTATTATCGTGAAAGAAGAATCTATCGCGCAACAGCTAGCCTTTATACAAAATAGTTGCGGAGCTGTTCCGGGGCCGCAAGATTGCTTCCTGGTGCTCAGGGGATTAAAAACCCTGCATGTACGGATGCAGCGGCATTGCGAAAACGGGGAGATCATCGCCCATTTTCTAAGAAACCATCCGAAGGTAGATAAAGTATTTTGGTGTGGGTTTACGGACCATCCCAACCATGATATTGCCAAGGAACAAATGAGGGGTTTCGGTGGCATGATGTCATTTACATTAAAAGATGATAGCGCCGAGGCAGCTCAAAAAGTATTGAGCCGCACCCATTTCTTTTCTCTTGCCGAATCATTAGGTGGCGTGGAGTCGCTGATCGGTCACCCTGCCAGCATGACCCATGCATCGATACCGAGGGAAGAGCGTTTAAAAAACGGCCTGGTAGATTCGCTGATCCGGTTAAGTGTCGGAATTGAAGATGCCGGGGACCTGCAAGATGATCTAAAACAGGCCATCGGCTAA
- a CDS encoding TIGR02757 family protein codes for MKRQELKAFLDAKAAHYNQPSFVTKDPVTIPHQFSKLQDIEIAGLFAAVLAWGNRTTIINKCNELMQLFDNAPYDFIINHQARDRMRFMSFKHRTFNGLDLLYFVEYLQHYYQQVTSLEFAFSGHITAEDATVEKALIGFRKMFFSLEHPDRTRKHIATPAANAACKRLNMYLRWMVRQDENGVDFGLWKYIQPRQLVCPMDVHVARVAFKLGLIDKPVANWQHALQLTEALREFNPEDPAVYDYALFGLGVEEKYV; via the coding sequence ATGAAACGCCAGGAACTGAAAGCATTTTTAGACGCGAAAGCGGCACATTACAATCAACCTAGTTTTGTTACCAAAGACCCGGTCACTATACCGCATCAATTTAGCAAGTTGCAGGACATAGAAATTGCCGGTTTATTTGCAGCAGTACTAGCTTGGGGAAATCGTACTACCATCATCAACAAGTGCAACGAACTGATGCAATTGTTTGACAATGCGCCTTACGATTTCATTATTAATCACCAGGCCCGCGACAGGATGCGTTTTATGTCGTTTAAGCACCGCACGTTCAACGGCTTGGACTTGCTGTATTTCGTGGAGTACTTGCAACATTATTACCAGCAAGTAACTTCTTTGGAATTTGCTTTTAGCGGCCATATAACCGCGGAAGATGCAACCGTAGAAAAAGCATTGATCGGCTTTAGAAAGATGTTTTTTTCATTGGAGCATCCCGACAGGACACGCAAGCATATTGCAACCCCCGCGGCTAACGCGGCTTGTAAGCGGCTGAATATGTACCTGCGCTGGATGGTGAGACAAGATGAAAATGGCGTGGATTTTGGATTATGGAAGTACATACAGCCCCGGCAACTAGTTTGCCCGATGGATGTACACGTTGCCCGCGTAGCTTTTAAGCTCGGGTTAATAGACAAACCGGTGGCCAATTGGCAACATGCTTTGCAGCTAACGGAAGCATTACGGGAATTTAACCCGGAAGATCCGGCAGTGTATGATTATGCTTTATTTGGTTTGGGCGTAGAAGAAAAATATGTTTAA
- a CDS encoding DUF6263 family protein, with amino-acid sequence MILRLKMKRLLFLLIASFSIVFSSNAQEYIELGYNFQKGWEFELKQESKNESYVTVNDIMNRTTRDFNNTLAFTISDAGPNHFTLQFQYKELLFIFNASNRNIVVDAKKDDPKEPLQKALNILLDQTFTVDIDGSGYIKQVSGLEYALKACEVAFKDLKENEQAAYRKILADQFGTDAFRSWLEQLLVIYQSHAIKTGTQWDESVPLRTGLIGRIDLYWNLQHWDSQTAKIAGTGNIKTDKLETFTVEEGIQATAEITGTVQSNYLIDRETGLPRICVQNTEMNGKYIYKANKKKRIKKDIEVPVRIVNNASYKIKRYK; translated from the coding sequence ATGATTTTAAGATTGAAGATGAAGCGTTTACTTTTTTTACTGATTGCCAGTTTTAGTATTGTATTCTCCAGTAATGCACAAGAATATATTGAATTAGGATATAATTTCCAGAAGGGATGGGAATTTGAGTTGAAACAGGAGAGTAAGAATGAAAGCTATGTTACCGTCAATGATATCATGAATCGCACTACCCGCGATTTTAACAACACGTTGGCGTTTACGATCAGCGATGCCGGCCCCAATCACTTTACCTTGCAATTCCAGTACAAGGAATTACTATTCATCTTCAATGCAAGCAATCGCAATATCGTGGTAGATGCCAAGAAAGATGATCCGAAAGAACCTCTCCAGAAAGCATTGAATATTCTACTGGATCAAACTTTTACCGTCGATATTGATGGTTCCGGTTATATCAAGCAGGTTTCAGGCTTGGAGTACGCTTTAAAAGCTTGCGAAGTAGCTTTTAAAGATCTGAAAGAAAACGAACAGGCAGCATATAGAAAAATATTGGCCGATCAGTTTGGAACGGATGCATTCCGCTCCTGGTTGGAACAATTACTAGTTATATATCAATCCCATGCCATCAAAACGGGTACCCAATGGGATGAAAGCGTTCCGTTACGAACAGGCTTGATAGGCCGCATCGATTTATATTGGAACTTGCAACATTGGGATTCCCAAACGGCGAAAATTGCTGGCACGGGCAATATTAAAACCGATAAATTAGAAACATTCACAGTAGAAGAAGGCATTCAAGCAACCGCCGAAATTACCGGCACCGTTCAAAGCAATTATTTAATCGATCGTGAAACCGGCTTACCCCGTATCTGTGTGCAAAACACCGAGATGAATGGTAAATATATTTATAAAGCGAACAAGAAGAAAAGGATTAAAAAAGATATAGAGGTACCGGTACGTATCGTAAATAATGCATCGTATAAAATTAAACGATACAAATAA
- a CDS encoding sterol desaturase family protein, with amino-acid sequence MKFEKIKNKGQARLFESQYLEMLTKTHPLVIWGMYIPIIGYSLFYSYDSLHFSLGTIAAIFFGAMFFWSFFEYIMHRYIFHFAAESPRMRRIIYVMHGNHHEYPRDKERLFMPPVPSLILASALFGIFYLLLQQYAFMFFPGFLLGYLIYGSMHYAIHAWNPPFKSWKPVWRNHHLHHYKNEEKGFGVSSSIWDYVFGTSFDLDKEKEDKEKVKELMFEK; translated from the coding sequence ATGAAATTCGAAAAGATAAAGAATAAAGGCCAGGCAAGGTTATTTGAGAGTCAATATTTGGAAATGCTTACGAAAACCCATCCATTGGTGATATGGGGTATGTATATTCCGATCATTGGGTACTCTCTTTTCTATAGTTACGACAGTTTACATTTCAGTTTGGGAACCATCGCGGCGATATTTTTCGGGGCCATGTTTTTTTGGTCATTCTTCGAATATATCATGCACCGGTATATTTTTCATTTCGCGGCGGAAAGCCCGCGAATGAGAAGAATAATATATGTCATGCATGGCAATCACCATGAATACCCCAGGGATAAAGAGCGTTTGTTTATGCCGCCGGTGCCGAGTTTGATCCTGGCTTCGGCATTGTTCGGCATATTTTATTTGTTGCTGCAACAGTATGCATTCATGTTCTTCCCCGGCTTCTTACTTGGCTACCTGATCTATGGAAGCATGCACTACGCGATCCATGCTTGGAACCCTCCATTTAAATCTTGGAAACCGGTTTGGAGAAACCATCATTTGCATCATTATAAAAATGAAGAAAAGGGATTCGGCGTAAGTTCTTCTATATGGGATTATGTATTCGGAACCTCTTTTGATTTGGATAAGGAAAAGGAAGATAAGGAGAAAGTGAAAGAGTTGATGTTTGAGAAATAA
- a CDS encoding serine hydrolase, whose protein sequence is MKYYCSLLLLCTFLSNVRAQERNSKFLKQLIYEQASPALKHILAHPDSFQYQLIYTKIDRGRDNRPQLSNYYLNVDSTRYFNPASTVKLPTVLLALEKVHRLPVKGIDKYTTMLTDSGYSRQTEVAEDSSAEDGLPSIAQYARKVFLVSDNDAYNRLYEFVGQQTLNEGLWKKGYKNVRIVRRFVAMNEDENRHTNPVRFMKDGQLLYKQPPEVATVKYDFSRPVFFGKGHWDAQDHLIERPMDFTTHNNLPLQALQRLLQSVIFPETVPAWQRFELNDDDYRFLYQYMSELPSESAYPEYDTVEYFDSYTKFFLFKDGKRKLPLNIRVFNKTGWSYGFLTDAAYIVDFEHKVEFMLCGVIYVNRDGILNDNKYEYESLGYPFFREIGEIIYRYELSRKRKNEPRLDKFRCTYQ, encoded by the coding sequence ATGAAATATTATTGCAGTTTGTTGCTGCTTTGTACCTTCTTGTCGAACGTTAGAGCACAGGAGCGTAACAGCAAATTTTTAAAACAATTGATTTATGAACAGGCTTCCCCGGCCTTGAAACATATTTTGGCCCATCCCGACTCTTTTCAATACCAATTGATATATACTAAAATTGATCGCGGCAGGGATAACCGGCCTCAGCTGTCAAATTATTATTTAAATGTAGATTCTACCCGCTATTTCAACCCGGCCTCCACGGTAAAATTACCTACGGTTTTATTGGCCTTGGAAAAAGTACACCGGCTGCCGGTTAAAGGCATTGATAAATATACCACGATGCTTACCGATAGCGGATACAGCAGGCAAACGGAGGTTGCGGAAGATAGCTCTGCCGAAGATGGTTTGCCCTCTATTGCCCAATACGCCCGGAAAGTATTTCTTGTAAGTGATAATGATGCCTATAATAGGTTGTACGAATTTGTAGGGCAGCAAACATTAAATGAAGGGTTATGGAAAAAAGGGTATAAAAATGTAAGGATCGTGCGGCGCTTCGTAGCGATGAACGAAGATGAAAATCGACATACCAACCCGGTTCGGTTCATGAAAGATGGACAATTATTATATAAGCAACCGCCGGAAGTGGCCACTGTAAAGTATGATTTCAGCAGGCCTGTATTTTTCGGCAAAGGACATTGGGATGCACAAGATCATTTGATCGAGCGGCCGATGGATTTTACCACGCATAATAATTTGCCGTTGCAAGCGCTTCAACGGCTATTACAATCAGTGATCTTCCCCGAAACGGTACCCGCGTGGCAAAGATTTGAGCTAAATGATGATGATTACAGGTTTTTATATCAATATATGAGCGAATTGCCTTCCGAATCTGCTTATCCGGAGTATGATACGGTAGAATATTTCGACAGTTATACCAAGTTCTTCCTGTTCAAAGACGGGAAAAGGAAGCTGCCGCTGAATATTAGGGTTTTCAATAAAACGGGGTGGTCGTATGGCTTCCTGACAGATGCAGCATACATTGTTGATTTTGAGCACAAGGTGGAATTTATGCTATGCGGGGTGATTTATGTAAACCGGGATGGCATTTTAAATGACAATAAATATGAGTACGAATCCCTGGGTTATCCTTTTTTCCGTGAAATAGGAGAGATCATTTACCGTTATGAATTAAGTAGAAAGCGAAAAAATGAACCGCGACTGGATAAATTCCGTTGTACATATCAATAA